From Enterococcus mundtii, the proteins below share one genomic window:
- a CDS encoding TIM44-like domain-containing protein, whose product MKKTYQVICLLIMAFLFFTPVQTFAVAGGHGGGSTGGGSGGGSIGGGSNSYYRRSRTTNSNSTSEDFLFVGLSLGSIFVFSLFKKKKTHNMDINDLLSRMPGTKREKKKLLSEINRIFYAIQKSWEEEAPEKAKNCYTSRLFEEHQQVLQKNKDDGVRNHTTKIAIQELANYRQINDTSFSIRIDFSCFDYLVDRKNQQLISGDKRERLYFSQVWYFNYSEKDKIWQADFIQPIFLD is encoded by the coding sequence ATGAAGAAAACTTATCAAGTGATTTGTCTATTGATCATGGCTTTTTTGTTTTTTACGCCCGTTCAAACTTTTGCCGTAGCAGGTGGGCATGGTGGTGGTTCAACCGGTGGGGGCTCTGGTGGCGGTTCGATAGGGGGAGGTTCCAATTCCTATTATCGGAGGAGTCGGACGACTAATAGTAACAGTACATCAGAAGATTTTCTCTTTGTTGGCTTATCATTAGGAAGTATATTTGTTTTTTCTTTATTTAAAAAAAAGAAAACGCACAATATGGATATCAATGATTTGTTATCAAGAATGCCTGGAACAAAGCGTGAAAAGAAAAAATTGCTTTCTGAGATCAACAGAATCTTTTATGCAATACAAAAATCTTGGGAAGAAGAGGCTCCTGAAAAAGCAAAAAATTGTTATACTTCAAGATTATTTGAAGAACATCAGCAAGTGTTACAAAAAAATAAAGATGACGGTGTAAGAAATCATACAACGAAAATAGCCATTCAAGAATTGGCTAACTACCGACAAATCAATGATACTAGTTTCTCTATTCGAATCGATTTTAGTTGTTTCGATTACTTAGTCGATCGAAAGAACCAGCAGTTGATTTCAGGAGATAAGCGGGAAAGGCTTTATTTTTCGCAAGTATGGTATTTCAACTACTCTGAAAAAGACAAAATTTGGCAAGCAGATTTTATTCAACCGATATTTTTAGATTGA
- a CDS encoding PTS sugar transporter subunit IIC yields METSQKISPKIFLNKVLAGTATGIIIGLIPNAVLGAILKYFSAYPFAVTIAQLAVIFQLATPLIIGGLIALQFGFDPMRMMVVAGASFVGSGVVKFTPDLGETGVYVGAGTGDIINTMLTASIAVGLILLIGNSFGSVSIVLTPIVVGVGAGLLGFYLFPFVTAITSAIGSLINNFTTLQPLLMSILIGCSFAFLIISPISTVAIGMAIQLDGVSAGAAAMGVAATTFVLVVNSWKVNKSGVTIAIALGAMKMMMPNLFRKPVILIPCLVSAVITAIPVALFSISGTPASAGFGVVGLVGPLASLDAGLNGFLVVLCWLVIPVFAALITQFLCEKVFKLYDREEVFKFLG; encoded by the coding sequence ATGGAAACTTCACAAAAAATATCACCGAAAATTTTTCTGAATAAAGTCCTCGCTGGTACAGCAACAGGAATCATTATTGGATTGATTCCTAATGCAGTATTAGGTGCCATTTTAAAATATTTTAGTGCGTATCCCTTTGCGGTAACGATCGCACAGTTAGCAGTTATTTTTCAATTAGCAACACCTTTGATCATTGGTGGTTTGATTGCCTTACAATTTGGATTTGATCCGATGAGAATGATGGTTGTAGCCGGAGCTTCTTTTGTTGGTTCTGGTGTAGTCAAATTCACACCTGATTTGGGTGAAACGGGTGTTTACGTTGGTGCTGGTACAGGCGATATTATTAATACGATGCTGACAGCATCGATTGCTGTCGGGCTGATTTTACTGATTGGAAATAGTTTTGGGTCAGTGTCGATTGTGTTAACACCGATTGTTGTAGGTGTAGGTGCAGGTTTACTTGGTTTTTATTTATTCCCTTTTGTAACAGCAATTACTTCTGCAATTGGATCATTGATTAATAACTTCACTACCTTACAACCGCTGTTAATGTCTATCTTGATTGGTTGTTCCTTTGCCTTTTTGATTATCTCTCCTATTTCAACAGTAGCAATCGGAATGGCAATCCAACTAGATGGTGTTTCTGCTGGTGCGGCTGCGATGGGCGTAGCTGCAACCACTTTTGTTTTAGTAGTGAACTCTTGGAAGGTTAATAAGTCAGGTGTGACAATTGCGATTGCTTTAGGCGCTATGAAGATGATGATGCCTAATCTATTTAGAAAACCTGTGATTCTTATTCCTTGTTTAGTTAGTGCAGTGATTACAGCTATTCCTGTCGCTCTATTTTCTATTTCAGGTACGCCTGCTTCTGCTGGTTTCGGCGTGGTCGGACTTGTTGGTCCGTTGGCTTCTTTAGATGCAGGGCTAAATGGCTTTCTTGTTGTTCTTTGTTGGTTAGTCATCCCTGTTTTTGCGGCACTAATTACTCAATTTTTATGCGAGAAAGTATTTAAACTGTATGATCGAGAAGAAGTCTTCAAATTTTTAGGCTAG
- a CDS encoding 6-pyruvoyl-tetrahydropterin synthase-related protein, with protein MKKNKYQLIDIMFMLCLSMMYVLPLFLTHGILHNSSQDTYFHLSRLVGLDNVWDSPVNFNNFAHHGTMINVFYPWLTFYPASFFFKITGNLVLSYNLYYFFITFLTMLIAYFSMNKLKRNRYIALLFSIIYTFAGYRAIDIFFRASLGEAVALTFLPLILVGCYEIYVGDYSKWYWLTIGMTLVVYTHLLSVAMVTGFIAITIILSFYFWNNKMSRLLSLLKATTVTFLLSAAFLIPFIQQSSAQELKVPQGRELIGMAPSDMLSHILNNNYRNYTIGFFIFIGLLVTFTFVKKLQVTDKFIFALGIFTLFCCTSLFPLKLLNSTPIKSLQFIWRLNGFTSLFLAYTISILIYYNLYNKKNMIKIISVTLIGITLHFSGIINLVANNDSLTRIEPENAISAAENYQHTDYANKESIKYPDVINNHKYFLNNEEIKPETSFTNSKYTIKVDNKNNEKSVFTTSLYHYDGQIATVNNTPVETSLSSIGTTELVIPPGKNTIVITYTYTNLAIFARYLSLISLMIFLIFLLYNSYKTKLGSHYTHITNDIF; from the coding sequence ATGAAAAAGAATAAATATCAATTAATAGATATCATGTTTATGCTTTGCTTAAGTATGATGTATGTACTACCTTTATTTTTGACACATGGAATCTTACATAACTCGTCTCAAGACACATATTTTCATTTGTCACGCCTTGTAGGTTTAGATAATGTATGGGATTCTCCAGTCAATTTTAATAATTTTGCCCATCATGGTACTATGATAAACGTTTTCTACCCTTGGTTAACTTTTTACCCGGCTAGTTTTTTCTTTAAAATTACAGGTAATCTTGTATTGAGTTATAATTTATACTATTTTTTCATAACATTTTTAACAATGTTAATAGCTTACTTCTCAATGAATAAATTAAAAAGAAACAGATACATCGCTCTACTATTTTCTATCATATACACATTTGCAGGCTATCGCGCAATTGATATCTTTTTTAGAGCCTCACTAGGAGAAGCAGTTGCTTTAACCTTTTTACCTCTAATATTGGTTGGTTGTTATGAAATATATGTGGGCGATTATAGCAAGTGGTATTGGCTTACTATTGGTATGACTTTAGTAGTCTATACACATTTACTATCGGTAGCAATGGTTACAGGCTTTATAGCTATCACCATAATTTTATCTTTTTATTTTTGGAATAATAAAATGTCTAGATTATTAAGCTTGTTAAAAGCAACTACAGTGACCTTTTTATTAAGTGCGGCTTTTTTAATTCCATTTATTCAGCAATCTAGCGCACAAGAACTCAAAGTACCTCAAGGAAGAGAATTAATCGGGATGGCTCCTAGTGATATGCTCTCTCATATTTTAAATAATAACTATAGAAATTATACAATCGGATTCTTTATTTTTATTGGATTATTAGTAACTTTTACTTTTGTAAAAAAATTGCAAGTTACTGATAAATTCATTTTCGCGCTTGGTATATTTACACTTTTTTGTTGTACTAGTTTATTTCCCTTAAAATTACTGAACAGTACCCCTATAAAGAGCCTACAATTTATTTGGCGATTGAATGGCTTCACTTCATTGTTTTTAGCTTATACAATAAGTATCTTAATCTATTATAATTTATATAATAAAAAAAATATGATAAAAATCATCAGTGTTACTCTAATTGGGATTACCCTTCATTTTTCTGGGATAATTAATCTAGTAGCGAATAATGACTCATTAACTCGCATCGAACCTGAAAATGCTATTTCTGCTGCCGAGAACTACCAGCATACTGATTATGCAAATAAAGAATCAATAAAATATCCAGATGTGATTAACAATCATAAATACTTCCTTAATAATGAGGAAATAAAACCCGAGACTTCTTTTACTAATAGTAAATATACAATTAAAGTTGATAATAAAAATAATGAAAAATCAGTTTTCACAACATCTCTTTACCATTATGATGGACAAATCGCAACAGTGAATAACACTCCAGTTGAAACTTCTTTATCTTCAATAGGTACAACTGAGTTAGTCATCCCACCCGGTAAAAACACAATTGTGATTACTTATACCTATACAAATCTCGCTATTTTCGCAAGATATCTCTCTCTAATTTCATTGATGATTTTCCTGATTTTTCTCTTATATAATTCCTATAAGACTAAGTTAGGATCCCATTATACTCATATCACGAATGACATTTTTTAG
- a CDS encoding DUF4176 domain-containing protein, which translates to MEQTNLLPLGSVVYMKEGIMPLLIVARQPILKMQEEIYYLDYAAVNQLTGLNNIEEIAYFNNEDIREILYQGYISENEKTVLTALEEWKQNNLDIPKGKVIDLKHTSKKKEYGDLGKKSLLEGETFGF; encoded by the coding sequence ATGGAACAAACTAACTTATTGCCTTTGGGTAGTGTTGTGTACATGAAAGAAGGAATTATGCCATTACTAATTGTTGCGCGACAACCGATTTTGAAGATGCAAGAGGAAATTTATTACTTAGATTATGCTGCAGTAAATCAACTAACTGGTTTAAATAATATTGAAGAAATAGCGTATTTTAATAACGAGGACATTCGAGAAATTTTATATCAAGGATATATAAGTGAAAATGAAAAAACAGTTTTAACAGCCTTAGAAGAATGGAAGCAAAATAATTTGGATATCCCTAAAGGTAAAGTTATTGATCTAAAACATACTTCTAAGAAAAAAGAATACGGGGATTTAGGAAAAAAATCTTTATTGGAAGGAGAAACATTTGGTTTTTAA
- a CDS encoding PepSY domain-containing protein, whose protein sequence is MYEESEQAYFKGGLAVGLGLGLLSGVATALWYNRNKTMSADEVLATIKEAFLDEGSIEGSWISFEKEPTRKFAIHSKAYRGGISRIEDGEVVYYEFLADAYTGTVLDISRKKGTDA, encoded by the coding sequence ATGTATGAAGAAAGTGAACAGGCCTATTTCAAAGGTGGTTTAGCTGTCGGACTTGGTTTAGGATTATTAAGTGGCGTGGCAACTGCACTATGGTACAATCGCAACAAAACGATGTCCGCTGATGAAGTCTTAGCTACCATCAAAGAAGCGTTTTTAGATGAAGGCTCGATTGAAGGCTCCTGGATCTCTTTTGAGAAAGAACCGACACGTAAATTTGCAATTCATTCAAAAGCTTATCGTGGTGGGATTTCTCGCATAGAAGATGGTGAAGTCGTCTATTATGAATTTTTAGCAGATGCCTATACTGGTACTGTTTTAGATATTTCTAGAAAAAAAGGAACAGATGCTTGA
- a CDS encoding organic hydroperoxide resistance protein has product MKKMYETAMINRGGRDGEVEAPNGSMHMKIDRPGIHSEGTNPEQLFAAGYASCFNGAVQHMLEENNLESDSEVKARVSLFQLEDGGYQIGVVLEVSLPGLEKDQAEKIAEEAHAFCPYSKATRGNIDVEVTIVE; this is encoded by the coding sequence ATGAAAAAAATGTACGAAACAGCAATGATCAATCGTGGAGGCCGTGATGGCGAGGTTGAGGCACCAAACGGAAGTATGCACATGAAGATCGACCGCCCAGGAATCCATAGTGAAGGGACAAATCCGGAACAACTTTTTGCGGCTGGATACGCATCTTGCTTCAACGGCGCGGTTCAACACATGCTGGAAGAAAATAATCTTGAGTCTGATTCTGAAGTCAAAGCACGGGTATCTTTATTTCAATTAGAAGATGGGGGCTACCAAATCGGGGTTGTTTTAGAAGTTTCTTTGCCAGGACTTGAGAAGGACCAAGCAGAGAAAATCGCAGAAGAAGCCCACGCATTTTGCCCATACTCTAAAGCAACAAGAGGCAATATTGATGTGGAAGTGACTATAGTAGAATAA
- a CDS encoding aldehyde dehydrogenase family protein: MAGGHRLTDGEYANGFFFEPTVLDGVKKEMDIFYNETFGPVIPIITFEDEEQVIKDAQ, from the coding sequence TTGGCTGGTGGTCATCGTCTAACGGACGGAGAATATGCAAATGGCTTTTTCTTTGAACCGACAGTATTAGATGGCGTGAAAAAGGAAATGGATATTTTCTACAATGAAACATTTGGACCAGTGATCCCAATCATTACATTTGAAGACGAAGAACAAGTAATCAAAGATGCCCAATGA
- a CDS encoding restriction endonuclease subunit S, with product MITVVHKERQEKSSSDVQLWVYLGSISTKIQYGYTDSAKKQGNVKFLRITDIQEGRVNWSSVPYCDISNSKLVDLRLEENDILIARTGGTMGKSFLVKEISEESVFASYLIRIRLVEKLLSEYVDCFLDSPLYWKLLEKISYGTGQPNVNGTNLSKLLIPLPPLEEQQRMTTKIEMIRRSIRRINFE from the coding sequence ATGATCACTGTTGTTCATAAAGAACGACAAGAAAAATCATCTAGCGATGTTCAACTATGGGTTTATTTAGGAAGTATTTCTACTAAGATTCAATATGGCTATACAGATTCGGCGAAAAAACAAGGCAATGTTAAGTTTTTAAGAATCACAGATATACAAGAGGGACGTGTAAATTGGTCCAGTGTGCCTTACTGTGATATTAGTAATTCTAAACTAGTTGATTTAAGATTGGAAGAAAATGACATTTTGATAGCAAGGACAGGAGGAACTATGGGAAAAAGTTTCTTGGTTAAGGAAATAAGTGAGGAATCTGTTTTTGCTTCTTACTTGATTCGAATTAGGTTAGTTGAGAAATTATTATCAGAATACGTAGACTGCTTCTTAGACTCGCCATTATATTGGAAGTTATTAGAAAAAATTTCTTACGGAACTGGGCAACCAAATGTAAATGGTACAAATTTATCTAAACTACTTATACCATTACCACCTTTAGAAGAACAACAACGCATGACTACTAAAATAGAAATGATAAGAAGATCTATTCGTAGAATCAATTTTGAGTAA
- a CDS encoding aldehyde dehydrogenase family protein yields MPNDTIFGLASYFFATNIHTINNVSNKLQYGMVGVNDTTISNSATPFGGVKHSGFGRENGTFGVEEYVEVKFVTIASEK; encoded by the coding sequence ATGCCCAATGATACGATTTTTGGTTTAGCATCATATTTCTTTGCGACGAATATCCATACGATCAACAATGTAAGCAATAAATTGCAATATGGCATGGTCGGTGTCAATGATACGACGATCTCAAATTCTGCGACACCATTTGGGGGAGTCAAACATTCAGGGTTTGGCCGTGAGAACGGAACTTTTGGGGTAGAGGAATATGTCGAAGTGAAGTTTGTGACGATTGCATCAGAGAAATAA
- a CDS encoding S1C family serine protease, producing the protein MDRRDVTPKMKKRKSNGIWRKLGLGVVGGVIGGLLTFGIFYAATGGGNSVTTSSSSGTQNASGETVVENVKVNVDSDITSAVDKVQGAVVSVINLQKQSSSSDPFGSLFGQQQESSGEDGELQAYSEGSGVIYKKEGDSAYIVTNNHVVDGQQGLEVLLKDGTKVKAELVGTDAYTDLAVLKISADKVDTVASFGDSASLKVGEPAIAIGSPLGSQYANSVTSGIVSSLNRQVTSTNESNETVNINAIQTDAAINPGNSGGPLVNIEGQVIGINSSKIASTSDSSSVSVEGMGFAIPSNDVVNIINQLEKDGKVTRPALGITMTDLSAVSTQQQEQILKLPSSVTNGVIIRSVQPATPAEKAGLEQYDVITKIDDTEVSSGVELQSVLYGKKVGDTVKITYYRGEEEKTVDIKLTIDNTALNQGNSNSSNGSNN; encoded by the coding sequence ATGGACAGAAGAGATGTGACACCAAAAATGAAAAAAAGAAAATCTAATGGCATTTGGCGAAAGCTAGGTCTTGGCGTAGTTGGTGGCGTGATTGGCGGATTACTGACTTTCGGTATTTTTTATGCAGCAACTGGAGGTGGTAACTCAGTAACGACTTCTTCTAGCAGTGGGACACAAAATGCATCAGGCGAAACAGTTGTCGAAAATGTAAAAGTCAATGTAGATTCAGATATCACTTCTGCAGTAGATAAAGTGCAAGGAGCAGTTGTTTCTGTTATCAACCTACAAAAACAAAGTTCATCATCTGACCCGTTTGGTTCATTATTTGGCCAACAACAAGAAAGTAGTGGCGAAGATGGCGAATTGCAAGCTTACAGTGAAGGTAGCGGTGTGATTTATAAAAAAGAGGGCGATTCCGCTTATATCGTGACGAATAATCACGTTGTCGATGGACAACAAGGACTAGAAGTTTTACTAAAAGATGGAACAAAAGTGAAAGCAGAATTAGTCGGTACAGATGCTTATACTGATTTAGCTGTTTTAAAAATCAGTGCTGACAAAGTCGATACTGTTGCTTCATTTGGCGACTCTGCTTCATTGAAAGTCGGCGAACCTGCGATTGCGATTGGTTCTCCTCTAGGTTCTCAATACGCAAACTCGGTGACATCAGGAATTGTTTCTTCCTTGAATCGTCAAGTGACAAGTACAAATGAATCTAATGAGACAGTGAATATCAATGCGATCCAAACAGATGCAGCGATCAACCCAGGGAACTCTGGTGGTCCACTAGTTAATATCGAAGGCCAAGTTATTGGTATCAATTCAAGTAAAATTGCATCGACTTCTGATTCTTCAAGTGTAAGTGTTGAAGGAATGGGCTTTGCGATTCCAAGTAATGATGTCGTAAATATCATCAATCAACTTGAAAAAGATGGAAAAGTAACACGCCCTGCACTGGGTATCACAATGACCGATCTTTCCGCCGTTTCTACACAACAACAGGAACAGATCTTGAAATTACCATCTTCTGTAACAAATGGCGTGATCATTCGTTCGGTTCAACCAGCAACGCCTGCGGAAAAAGCTGGCTTAGAACAATATGATGTCATCACAAAAATCGATGATACAGAAGTCTCATCTGGTGTTGAATTACAGTCTGTGCTTTATGGTAAAAAAGTTGGTGACACTGTGAAGATCACTTATTACCGTGGCGAAGAAGAAAAAACTGTAGATATCAAATTGACAATTGATAATACTGCATTAAATCAAGGAAATTCAAATAGTTCCAATGGCTCAAATAATTAA
- the rlmH gene encoding 23S rRNA (pseudouridine(1915)-N(3))-methyltransferase RlmH yields MNIKIISVGKLKEKYLIQGINEYVKRLKAYGKIELIEVPDEKAPENLSEAQMRQVKEKEGERILAKIKDHEFVYALAIQGENPTSEAFAKQIDQLGIQGKSQLVFVIGGSLGLSDDVMQRSNAQISFGKMTYPHQLMRLILVEQIYRAFRINTGAPYHK; encoded by the coding sequence ATGAATATAAAAATCATTTCAGTTGGAAAATTAAAAGAGAAATATTTGATCCAAGGAATCAATGAGTATGTCAAACGACTTAAAGCATATGGAAAAATCGAACTAATCGAAGTACCTGACGAAAAAGCACCAGAAAATCTTAGTGAAGCCCAAATGCGCCAAGTCAAAGAAAAAGAAGGCGAGCGTATACTCGCAAAAATCAAAGATCATGAATTTGTCTACGCTTTAGCGATCCAAGGCGAAAATCCTACCAGTGAAGCCTTTGCAAAGCAAATTGATCAATTAGGCATCCAAGGAAAAAGCCAGCTCGTCTTTGTCATCGGTGGCTCATTAGGATTAAGCGATGACGTCATGCAACGCAGCAATGCCCAAATCTCCTTCGGCAAAATGACCTACCCGCATCAACTGATGCGTCTAATCCTCGTTGAACAAATTTATCGCGCGTTTCGGATCAATACTGGGGCGCCTTATCATAAGTGA
- a CDS encoding aldehyde dehydrogenase family protein, whose amino-acid sequence MELFHKAGFPDGVVNIVMGDSSTIGKILSESDDIQKITFTGSTEVGQILNEQAAPTLKKVSMELGGHAPFIIFPDADVELAVDTLIKTKFINNGQVCTSPKSNFYP is encoded by the coding sequence ATGGAACTATTCCACAAAGCTGGCTTTCCAGATGGCGTCGTAAATATCGTCATGGGGGACTCCTCAACTATTGGAAAGATTTTGTCTGAATCGGATGATATCCAAAAAATCACATTTACAGGTTCAACAGAAGTTGGACAAATTCTAAATGAACAAGCAGCACCTACCTTGAAAAAAGTTTCTATGGAGCTAGGTGGACATGCGCCATTTATTATTTTTCCAGATGCCGATGTAGAATTAGCAGTCGATACATTGATCAAAACGAAATTTATCAACAATGGACAAGTATGTACGTCACCCAAATCGAATTTTTATCCATAA
- a CDS encoding GlsB/YeaQ/YmgE family stress response membrane protein, translating into MHWLWVLIVGAIIGLIAGAITNKGGSMGWIANIVAGLVGSAIGQALLGSWGPQLAGMALIPSIIGAIIVVAVVSFCLGRSRG; encoded by the coding sequence ATGCATTGGTTATGGGTATTAATCGTAGGAGCTATTATCGGTTTGATTGCCGGAGCAATTACAAATAAAGGTGGATCAATGGGATGGATAGCTAACATCGTTGCAGGTTTAGTTGGTTCAGCAATTGGACAAGCATTATTAGGTAGCTGGGGTCCTCAATTAGCAGGAATGGCTTTGATTCCTTCTATCATTGGTGCGATCATCGTTGTTGCTGTAGTATCATTTTGCTTGGGACGTTCAAGAGGTTAA
- the ytpR gene encoding YtpR family tRNA-binding protein — protein MIFAYNRAHVGDTLMVIIADDKGTENTVSRKWNVAQIKDESGQIVAWNFFHISDHLTIEGNGQVTISEEQLAELNRLIKEAGFEETLEKDNQPKIVVGYVKTCEPHPDSDHLSVTETEVDGGEVLQIVCGAPNIEAGQKVVVAKPGAMMPDGMMIWPGELRGVKSDGMICSAKELHVPNAPEKKGILVLPEDAIVGEAFKN, from the coding sequence ATGATTTTTGCTTATAATCGCGCACATGTGGGCGACACATTAATGGTGATCATAGCCGACGATAAAGGCACGGAAAACACTGTTAGTCGTAAATGGAATGTTGCGCAAATCAAAGATGAATCTGGTCAAATCGTTGCATGGAACTTTTTCCATATCTCAGATCATCTAACAATTGAAGGCAATGGCCAAGTAACAATCTCAGAAGAACAACTAGCTGAATTGAACCGTTTGATCAAAGAAGCTGGCTTTGAAGAAACATTGGAAAAAGACAACCAACCGAAAATCGTTGTTGGTTACGTCAAAACTTGTGAACCTCATCCAGATTCTGATCATTTATCTGTAACTGAAACAGAAGTAGATGGTGGTGAAGTTTTACAAATCGTTTGTGGCGCACCGAATATTGAAGCAGGTCAAAAAGTAGTCGTTGCTAAACCTGGTGCAATGATGCCAGACGGTATGATGATTTGGCCTGGAGAATTAAGAGGGGTCAAAAGTGACGGAATGATTTGCTCTGCAAAGGAACTTCACGTACCTAACGCCCCAGAGAAAAAAGGCATCTTAGTTTTACCTGAAGATGCGATAGTTGGCGAAGCATTCAAAAACTAG
- the pepA gene encoding glutamyl aminopeptidase, whose translation MDEKTFQRIKELTELQGTSGFEQDIRAYMEQHMEPLVDELQLDGLGGIFGLRHHQEADAPRVMVAAHMDEVGFMLTQIQDNGLFKVVPLGGWNPYVVSAQRFTLKTSTGKNYPCISSSVPPHLLRGTSGQKSVEVTDILFDAGFESKEEAMSFGVLPGDTIVPFAETIKTANGKNIISKSWDNRYGCTMVLEALEALEKETLGHTLIAGANVQEEVGLRGSKASVNKFKPDLFFAVDCSAADDTVTKKGTFGHLGEGTLMRIQDPGLIMLPRLREYLLDIAETNNIPYQYFVSKGGTDAGAAHTQNEGIPSTVIGVVGRYIHTHQTMFSIRDFEAAREMLIQTLKGLDKSTVNTIVYGK comes from the coding sequence ATGGATGAAAAAACATTTCAACGTATTAAAGAATTAACAGAATTACAAGGAACAAGCGGTTTTGAACAAGACATCCGCGCGTACATGGAACAACACATGGAGCCACTAGTTGATGAATTACAATTAGATGGATTAGGTGGGATCTTTGGATTGCGCCATCACCAAGAAGCGGATGCCCCTCGTGTCATGGTGGCAGCACACATGGACGAAGTTGGTTTTATGTTGACACAAATCCAAGATAACGGATTGTTCAAAGTGGTTCCGCTAGGCGGTTGGAATCCTTATGTAGTATCGGCTCAACGCTTTACATTGAAGACATCAACAGGGAAAAATTACCCATGTATTTCTTCTTCTGTTCCACCACATTTATTACGTGGTACAAGCGGTCAAAAGTCAGTCGAAGTAACAGATATTTTATTTGATGCTGGTTTTGAATCAAAAGAAGAAGCAATGAGTTTTGGTGTCCTACCAGGAGATACGATCGTACCTTTTGCAGAAACGATCAAAACAGCAAACGGCAAAAATATCATCAGTAAATCATGGGACAACCGTTACGGTTGTACGATGGTCTTGGAAGCATTAGAAGCCCTAGAAAAAGAAACATTAGGTCATACGCTGATCGCCGGCGCCAATGTCCAAGAAGAAGTTGGTTTACGTGGATCAAAAGCTTCAGTGAACAAATTCAAACCTGATCTATTCTTTGCGGTAGACTGCTCTGCAGCAGATGATACAGTAACGAAAAAAGGCACATTTGGTCATCTAGGAGAAGGCACCTTGATGCGTATCCAAGATCCAGGATTGATCATGTTGCCGCGATTACGTGAATATTTATTAGATATTGCTGAAACAAACAATATTCCTTATCAATACTTTGTATCAAAAGGCGGTACCGACGCTGGTGCTGCTCATACACAAAATGAAGGAATCCCAAGTACCGTTATCGGTGTAGTTGGACGCTATATCCATACGCATCAAACGATGTTTAGTATCCGTGACTTTGAAGCAGCCAGAGAAATGTTGATCCAAACATTGAAGGGCTTAGATAAATCAACGGTGAATACGATCGTTTACGGAAAATAA
- a CDS encoding thioredoxin family protein, with translation MITPKSLEEVAGYVEKGNHIFFFTADWCGDCRFIKPQMPEIERHFSEWTFVEMDRDAYIDLAAEWNIFGIPSFIVIKDGKELGRLVNKDRKTKEEIEQFLTKTIQQ, from the coding sequence ATGATTACTCCTAAAAGTCTTGAAGAAGTAGCCGGTTATGTTGAAAAAGGCAATCATATCTTTTTCTTTACTGCCGATTGGTGTGGCGATTGTCGCTTCATCAAACCACAAATGCCAGAAATCGAACGTCATTTTTCAGAGTGGACATTTGTCGAAATGGATCGAGATGCGTACATCGATTTAGCAGCAGAATGGAATATTTTCGGTATTCCAAGTTTCATTGTCATCAAAGATGGGAAAGAATTAGGTCGTCTGGTCAATAAAGATCGTAAAACAAAAGAAGAAATCGAACAATTTTTAACAAAAACGATTCAGCAGTGA